From Corvus hawaiiensis isolate bCorHaw1 chromosome 13, bCorHaw1.pri.cur, whole genome shotgun sequence, one genomic window encodes:
- the GABPB1 gene encoding GA-binding protein subunit beta-1 isoform X3 produces MSLVDLGKKLLEAARAGQDDEVRILMANGAPFTTDWLGTSPLHLAAQYGHYSTTEVLLRAGVSRDARTKVDRTPLHMAASEGHASIVEVLLKHGADVNAKDMLKMTALHWATEHHHQEVVELLIKYGADVHAQSKFCKTALDIAVDNGNEDIAEILQIAMQNQINTNPESPDTVTIHAATPQFIIGPGGVVNLTDETGVSAVQFGNSSTSVLATLAALAEASAPLSNSSETPVVATEEVVTAESVDGAIQQVVSSGGQQVITIVTDGIQLGNLHSIPTSGIGQPIIVTMPDGQQVLTVPATDIAEETVISEEPPVKRQCIEIVENRVESAEIEVRTSKEGTRSRGLSAEVRGNEPPPD; encoded by the exons ATGTCACTAGTAGATTTGGGAAAGAAACTTTTAGAAGCTGCACGAGCAGGTCAAGATGATGAAGTTCGCATTTTGATGGCAAATGGAGCACCTTTTACCACAGACTGG TTGGGAACATCTCCACTTCATCTAGCAGCACAGTATGGACACTACTCCACCACGGAAGTGTTGCTGCGAGCAGGTGTAAGTCGGGATGCCAGAACCAAAGTGGACCGAACTCCGTTACATATGGCAGCATCAGAAGGCCATGCCAGCATAGTAGAAGTCTTACTTAAG CATGGTGCTGATGTCAATGCGAAGGACATGCTCAAAATGACTGCACTTCACTGGGCGACTGAACATCACCACCAAGAAGTTGTAGAACTCTTGATAAAATACGGAGCAGATGTTCATGCGCAGAGTAAATTTTGCAAAACGGCATTAGATATTGCAGTAGACAATGGAAATGAAGACATTGCAGAAATATTGCAG ATTGCAATGCAGAACCAAATCAATACGAATCCCGAGAGTCCGGACACTGTGACGATACACGCAGCAACACCGCAGTTCATCATCGGACCTGGAGGGGTGGTGAACCTAACAG ATGAAACAGGAGTGTCTGCTGTACAGTTTGGAAATTCATCCACATCAGTATTAGCTACGTTGGCAGCTTTAGCAGAAGCATCAGCTCCGTTGTCTAATTCTTCGGAAACACCAG TTGTGGCCACAGAAGAAGTTGTGACTGCAGAATCTGTGGATGGGGCCATTCAGCAAGTGGTCAGTTCTGGAGGTCAGCAGGTTATTACTATAGTTACGGATGGCATTCAGCTGGGTAACCTGCATTCCATTCCAACCAGTGGGATAGGGCAACCCATCATTGTGACCATGCCAGATGGGCAGCAAG TGTTAACAGTTCCAGCAACAGACATTGCTGAAGAAACTGTGATAAGTGAAGAACCGCCAGTGAAGAGACAGTGCATTGAGATTGTTGAAAATCGTGTGGAGTCTGCAGAAATAGAAGTAAGGA CTTCTAAAGAAGGAACAAGAAGCAGAGGCCTATCGGCAGAAGTTAGAGGCAATGAACCGCCTCCAGACTAA
- the GABPB1 gene encoding GA-binding protein subunit beta-1 isoform X2, translating to MSLVDLGKKLLEAARAGQDDEVRILMANGAPFTTDWLGTSPLHLAAQYGHYSTTEVLLRAGVSRDARTKVDRTPLHMAASEGHASIVEVLLKHGADVNAKDMLKMTALHWATEHHHQEVVELLIKYGADVHAQSKFCKTALDIAVDNGNEDIAEILQIAMQNQINTNPESPDTVTIHAATPQFIIGPGGVVNLTGLVSSANTSNGTDETGVSAVQFGNSSTSVLATLAALAEASAPLSNSSETPVVATEEVVTAESVDGAIQQVVSSGGQQVITIVTDGIQLGNLHSIPTSGIGQPIIVTMPDGQQVLTVPATDIAEETVISEEPPVKRQCIEIVENRVESAEIEERETLQKQLDEANREAQKYRQQLLKKEQEAEAYRQKLEAMNRLQTNKEAV from the exons ATGTCACTAGTAGATTTGGGAAAGAAACTTTTAGAAGCTGCACGAGCAGGTCAAGATGATGAAGTTCGCATTTTGATGGCAAATGGAGCACCTTTTACCACAGACTGG TTGGGAACATCTCCACTTCATCTAGCAGCACAGTATGGACACTACTCCACCACGGAAGTGTTGCTGCGAGCAGGTGTAAGTCGGGATGCCAGAACCAAAGTGGACCGAACTCCGTTACATATGGCAGCATCAGAAGGCCATGCCAGCATAGTAGAAGTCTTACTTAAG CATGGTGCTGATGTCAATGCGAAGGACATGCTCAAAATGACTGCACTTCACTGGGCGACTGAACATCACCACCAAGAAGTTGTAGAACTCTTGATAAAATACGGAGCAGATGTTCATGCGCAGAGTAAATTTTGCAAAACGGCATTAGATATTGCAGTAGACAATGGAAATGAAGACATTGCAGAAATATTGCAG ATTGCAATGCAGAACCAAATCAATACGAATCCCGAGAGTCCGGACACTGTGACGATACACGCAGCAACACCGCAGTTCATCATCGGACCTGGAGGGGTGGTGAACCTAACAGGTCTGGTATCTTCTGCAAATACATCCAATGGAACAG ATGAAACAGGAGTGTCTGCTGTACAGTTTGGAAATTCATCCACATCAGTATTAGCTACGTTGGCAGCTTTAGCAGAAGCATCAGCTCCGTTGTCTAATTCTTCGGAAACACCAG TTGTGGCCACAGAAGAAGTTGTGACTGCAGAATCTGTGGATGGGGCCATTCAGCAAGTGGTCAGTTCTGGAGGTCAGCAGGTTATTACTATAGTTACGGATGGCATTCAGCTGGGTAACCTGCATTCCATTCCAACCAGTGGGATAGGGCAACCCATCATTGTGACCATGCCAGATGGGCAGCAAG TGTTAACAGTTCCAGCAACAGACATTGCTGAAGAAACTGTGATAAGTGAAGAACCGCCAGTGAAGAGACAGTGCATTGAGATTGTTGAAAATCGTGTGGAGTCTGCAGAAATAGAA GAAAGAGAAACTCTTCAGAAACAGCTGGATGAGGCAAACAGAGAAGCACAAAAATACCGTCAGCAGCTTCTAAAGAAGGAACAAGAAGCAGAGGCCTATCGGCAGAAGTTAGAGGCAATGAACCGCCTCCAGACTAATAAAGAAgctgtttaa
- the GABPB1 gene encoding GA-binding protein subunit beta-1 isoform X1 — protein MSLVDLGKKLLEAARAGQDDEVRILMANGAPFTTDWLGTSPLHLAAQYGHYSTTEVLLRAGVSRDARTKVDRTPLHMAASEGHASIVEVLLKHGADVNAKDMLKMTALHWATEHHHQEVVELLIKYGADVHAQSKFCKTALDIAVDNGNEDIAEILQIAMQNQINTNPESPDTVTIHAATPQFIIGPGGVVNLTDETGVSAVQFGNSSTSVLATLAALAEASAPLSNSSETPVVATEEVVTAESVDGAIQQVVSSGGQQVITIVTDGIQLGNLHSIPTSGIGQPIIVTMPDGQQVLTVPATDIAEETVISEEPPVKRQCIEIVENRVESAEIEERETLQKQLDEANREAQKYRQQLLKKEQEAEAYRQKLEAMNRLQTNKEAV, from the exons ATGTCACTAGTAGATTTGGGAAAGAAACTTTTAGAAGCTGCACGAGCAGGTCAAGATGATGAAGTTCGCATTTTGATGGCAAATGGAGCACCTTTTACCACAGACTGG TTGGGAACATCTCCACTTCATCTAGCAGCACAGTATGGACACTACTCCACCACGGAAGTGTTGCTGCGAGCAGGTGTAAGTCGGGATGCCAGAACCAAAGTGGACCGAACTCCGTTACATATGGCAGCATCAGAAGGCCATGCCAGCATAGTAGAAGTCTTACTTAAG CATGGTGCTGATGTCAATGCGAAGGACATGCTCAAAATGACTGCACTTCACTGGGCGACTGAACATCACCACCAAGAAGTTGTAGAACTCTTGATAAAATACGGAGCAGATGTTCATGCGCAGAGTAAATTTTGCAAAACGGCATTAGATATTGCAGTAGACAATGGAAATGAAGACATTGCAGAAATATTGCAG ATTGCAATGCAGAACCAAATCAATACGAATCCCGAGAGTCCGGACACTGTGACGATACACGCAGCAACACCGCAGTTCATCATCGGACCTGGAGGGGTGGTGAACCTAACAG ATGAAACAGGAGTGTCTGCTGTACAGTTTGGAAATTCATCCACATCAGTATTAGCTACGTTGGCAGCTTTAGCAGAAGCATCAGCTCCGTTGTCTAATTCTTCGGAAACACCAG TTGTGGCCACAGAAGAAGTTGTGACTGCAGAATCTGTGGATGGGGCCATTCAGCAAGTGGTCAGTTCTGGAGGTCAGCAGGTTATTACTATAGTTACGGATGGCATTCAGCTGGGTAACCTGCATTCCATTCCAACCAGTGGGATAGGGCAACCCATCATTGTGACCATGCCAGATGGGCAGCAAG TGTTAACAGTTCCAGCAACAGACATTGCTGAAGAAACTGTGATAAGTGAAGAACCGCCAGTGAAGAGACAGTGCATTGAGATTGTTGAAAATCGTGTGGAGTCTGCAGAAATAGAA GAAAGAGAAACTCTTCAGAAACAGCTGGATGAGGCAAACAGAGAAGCACAAAAATACCGTCAGCAGCTTCTAAAGAAGGAACAAGAAGCAGAGGCCTATCGGCAGAAGTTAGAGGCAATGAACCGCCTCCAGACTAATAAAGAAgctgtttaa